A part of Paenibacillus sp. sptzw28 genomic DNA contains:
- a CDS encoding VOC family protein — MNDSKQQLTHIGVVFRHAEDIDKMRDFYEDILNMERQWMTSTGATGLRTGKGPGPTFIIDSKQSSPDSLVAFNFETADVFGCHRRLQSQGVVTTDVQTFKDHSALFHFTDPDGYTLMVWGCNQSVKE; from the coding sequence ATGAACGACTCGAAGCAACAGTTAACCCACATAGGTGTCGTATTCCGGCATGCCGAGGATATCGACAAGATGAGAGATTTTTATGAAGACATATTGAATATGGAAAGGCAATGGATGACTTCGACCGGAGCAACCGGATTGCGAACGGGAAAGGGGCCTGGCCCAACTTTCATCATCGATTCCAAACAATCCAGTCCGGATAGCTTGGTTGCTTTCAACTTTGAGACGGCTGACGTATTCGGTTGCCACAGGAGGTTACAATCTCAAGGGGTTGTAACCACTGATGTCCAGACGTTTAAAGACCATTCAGCGCTGTTTCATTTTACGGATCCGGATGGATACACCCTCATGGTATGGGGTTGCAATCAAAGCGTAAAGGAATAA
- a CDS encoding VOC family protein, whose product MGDPVLNRIRMVSLRVRNKSKAEEWYTKKLGLQVLWRNESTIGLQAKESWGTVVVLVEAADPLRFEQETVIHFTASNIHEAYEKVKASSTAYVEQIQTSGSTAMFCYHDHSGPPTMIWSELNPIDRSEDIANLISRFVPILA is encoded by the coding sequence ATGGGTGACCCGGTATTAAATCGAATTCGAATGGTTAGTTTGCGTGTACGAAATAAATCGAAGGCAGAAGAATGGTATACAAAAAAATTGGGACTGCAGGTCTTATGGAGAAATGAATCTACGATTGGGCTTCAAGCGAAGGAGTCGTGGGGAACAGTCGTAGTACTGGTGGAAGCGGCAGACCCGTTACGCTTCGAGCAGGAGACGGTTATTCACTTTACCGCGTCAAACATTCATGAGGCATATGAGAAGGTGAAAGCAAGTAGTACTGCTTATGTTGAACAAATTCAGACTTCTGGTTCTACAGCGATGTTCTGTTATCATGATCATTCCGGTCCACCCACGATGATCTGGTCAGAGTTAAATCCAATAGATCGCTCCGAGGATATAGCAAATCTGATTTCCCGGTTTGTCCCAATACTAGCATAG
- a CDS encoding PolC-type DNA polymerase III: protein MNIHFLSESEYLVKDVSVDHIHERPFCIFDLEGTGIDVETEYITQFGAIIYQNGKILRKFSTLVKSPKLIPKSVEQLTGITNERLTDAPAFAEAYGQFLDFCGTAVLVTQLVMSMTFQCLKDTVE, encoded by the coding sequence GTGAATATTCATTTTTTATCTGAGTCTGAGTATCTGGTTAAAGATGTCTCTGTCGATCATATACATGAGCGACCATTTTGCATATTTGATTTAGAAGGCACGGGCATTGATGTTGAGACGGAGTACATTACCCAGTTTGGCGCCATTATTTATCAAAATGGCAAAATATTGCGTAAGTTCAGTACCTTGGTAAAATCGCCGAAGTTGATTCCGAAAAGTGTTGAACAATTAACGGGGATTACGAATGAAAGATTAACCGATGCCCCAGCTTTTGCAGAGGCATACGGGCAGTTTCTTGATTTTTGCGGAACAGCAGTATTAGTCACTCAGCTGGTTATGAGTATGACCTTCCAATGCTTAAAAGACACTGTCGAATGA
- a CDS encoding VOC family protein, protein MLSDSGHNAGVLFNYFTPDIRLAHDTMKENGVEIVGEIKDFGDFAEFNFKDLEGNLMMVCSWQKKSPIDSQS, encoded by the coding sequence ATGTTGAGTGATTCAGGACATAACGCAGGAGTCTTGTTTAACTATTTTACCCCGGATATCAGGCTGGCACACGACACTATGAAAGAAAACGGTGTAGAGATCGTTGGGGAAATAAAAGATTTTGGCGATTTCGCGGAGTTTAATTTTAAGGATTTAGAAGGTAATTTGATGATGGTATGTTCTTGGCAGAAGAAGTCACCTATCGATTCTCAAAGCTGA
- a CDS encoding serine hydrolase — MAISLKIQADGYSAYEDRVIGGKFVDMSTLAGAAGLFSTTSDLYRFDQALQNGQLLSRRSLERIFTPFRQNYGYGWHIDEQVFSGINRKRIYHGGLNDSGFFTRMTRFRDDHLLVITLSNFLLSPLEKINRDLAALI; from the coding sequence ATGGCAATCAGTCTAAAAATACAAGCGGATGGATATTCAGCGTATGAAGACCGTGTCATTGGTGGCAAGTTCGTGGATATGTCGACACTAGCTGGCGCGGCTGGACTGTTTTCTACGACTTCAGATCTTTACCGGTTTGATCAAGCACTCCAGAATGGTCAGTTGCTTAGCCGGCGCAGTTTAGAACGCATCTTCACGCCCTTTAGACAGAACTACGGATATGGCTGGCATATCGATGAGCAAGTTTTTAGTGGAATCAACCGTAAAAGGATCTACCATGGGGGGTTAAATGATTCCGGATTTTTCACGCGCATGACTCGATTTAGGGATGATCATTTATTGGTGATTACGTTAAGCAACTTTCTGTTATCGCCTCTGGAAAAAATCAATCGTGATCTGGCAGCTTTGATATGA